A window from Carassius gibelio isolate Cgi1373 ecotype wild population from Czech Republic chromosome B3, carGib1.2-hapl.c, whole genome shotgun sequence encodes these proteins:
- the LOC127953937 gene encoding histone H3.3A, with the protein MARTKQTARKSTGGKAPRKQLATKAARKSAPSTGGVKKPHRYRPGTVALREIRRYQKSTELLIRKLPFQRLVREIAQDFKTDLRFQSAAIGALQEASEAYLVGLFEDTNLCAIHAKRVTIMPKDIQLARRIRGERA; encoded by the exons ATGGCTCGTACCAAGCAGACCGCGCGTAAATCAACTGGAGGAAAGGCGCCAAGAAAACAGCTGGCGACTAAAGCCGCCAGGAAGAGCGCGCCCTCTACTGGAGGAGTAAAGAAGCCGCACAGATACAG GCCTGGAACTGTTGCTCTGAGAGAGATTCGTCGTTATCAGAAGTCAACGGAGTTGCTCATCCGCAAGTTGCCGTTTCAGCGTCTGGTTCGGGAGATCGCACAGGACTTCAAAACTGACCTGAGGTTCCAGAGCGCAGCCATCGGTGCACTCCAG gaagCAAGTGAAGCCTACCTTGTCGGTCTGTTTGAGGACACTAACTTGTGCGCCATTCATGCCAAGAGAGTCACAATCATGCCCAAGGATATCCAGCTTGCGAGGCGAATCAGAGGAGAGAGGGCctaa
- the LOC127951985 gene encoding putative E3 ubiquitin-protein ligase UNKL isoform X1: MPSVSKTAASASPQTEKPTHYSYLKEFRTEQCPLFLQHKCTQHRPFTCFHWHFLNQRRRRPIRRREGTFNYSPDVYCTKYDETTGICPDGDDCPYLHRTTGDTERKYHLRYYKTGTCIHETDARGHCVKNGLHCAFAHGPHDLRPPVYDIREIQAQEALQNGQLGSGEGIPDLQPGVLASQAMIEKTLNEDPRWQDTNFVLANYKTEQCTKPPRLCRQGYACPHYHNSRDRRRNPRKFKYRSTPCPSVKHGDEWGEPSKCESGDSCQYCHSRTEQQFHPEIYKSTKCNDMRQTGYCPRGPFCAFAHVERIPSTEETMSTLLTAMQSGSQSKLGSPQYPECPVSEWSSNTLSITSSGSNNGQTGSVSCTNSPTVTPGSGSNSSLSPIGPISRPKCLTNGSFCSESTTSSVSSLTSNYAKAPGFERDDRAKNQKSLSGENNQKLMDQDKQAHGNVFSVVNPLASSITSSITSSLASSIGSDSSSPTTLSTMNAKATPFYPGSNTVESVIGSALDLNFSDINVASLDKELEDQDNNGLGLTRQRLLGGSAPVNIPGSLARSSSLHSSSSLSASPLSSLSQSLSQSLLTGMASQQSQPQAPPVKTEHGLLGTPTSMQNSLGLNGGTGGIWDFMSGSFSPSPSPVFSSLTSSTVGSSSADIGRLLRELEEAKRKIKQWEEAWHQVKQACEAWQKDAHEAKEQAKSAEAERQLAEQKREDTERKLKELQGDFDVLCRSPNTPLLRSYGELDQLPLPKLRSIQSQLRSDLDLIDGVIYQLQSKKCIVCQKHDRSIVLQPCQHYVLCQNCASGKMECPYCKMKILKW, translated from the exons ATGCCGTCGGTTTCGAAAACGGCGGCGAGCGCTTCTCCTCAAACCGAGAAACCAACCCACTATTC ATATTTGAAGGAGTTCAGGACCGAGCAGTGCCCACTGTTTTTGCAGCACAAATGCACACAGCATCGACCCTTTACGTGTTTCCACTGGCATTTTCTAAATCAGCGAAGACGGAGACCCATACGAAGAAGAGAGGGGACTTTTAATTACAGCCCAGATGTCTATTGCACGAAGTATGATGAAACAACAGGAATATGTCCCGATGGAGACGA TTGCCCTTATTTACACCGGACCACTGGTGACACCGAGCGCAAGTACCATTTACGTTACTACAAGACTGGCACCTGCATCCATGAGACGGATGCTCGTGGGCATTGTGTGAAGAACGGCCTCCACTGCGCCTTCGCTCATGGACCACACGACCTTCGGCCACCAGTTTATGACATAAG AGAGATCCAGGCACAGGAAGCTCTGCAGAACGGCCAGTTGGGATCTGGGGAGGGAATTCCTGACCTGCAGCCGGGTGTGCTGGCCAGCCAGGCCATGATTGAGAAGACCCTGAATGAGGACCCACGCTGGCAAG ACACCAATTTTGTTTTGGCCAACTATAAAACCGAGCAGTGCACCAAGCCTCCACGTCTATGCAGGCAGGGCTATGCCTGTCCCCACTATCACAACAGCAGAGATAGGAGAAGAAATCCCAGAAAGTTCAAATACAG GTCGACGCCCTGCCCGAGTGTAAAGCATGGCGATGAATGGGGCGAGCCCTCCAAGTGTGAGAGTGGGGACAGCTGCCAGTACTGCCACTCTCGCACCGAACAACAGTTCCACCCAGAG ATTTACAAATCAACAAAATGCAACGACATGAGGCAAACTGGATACTGTCCAAGGGGTCCATTCTGTGCTTTTGCACATGTGGAAA gAATTCCTTCCACAGAGGAGACCATGAGCACGTTGCTCACAGCAATGCAGTCGGGTTCTCAGTCCAAGCTGGGCTCTCCACAGTATCCAGAGTGTCCAGTCAGCGAGTGGAGCAGCAACACGCTTTCCATCACCAGCAGCGGCAGTAACAACGGCCAGACAGGAAGC GTATCATGCACTAATAGTCCAACTGTAACACCAGGCTCAGGGAGCAACAGTTCTTTGTCCCCAATTGGACCCATCAGCAGGCCAAAATGCTTAACTAATGGTAGCTTTTGTTCAGAGTCCACCACTTCCAGTGTTTCCTCTCTGACGTCTAACTATGCCAAAGCTCCGGGTTTTGAACGAGACGATCGG GCAAAGAACCAGAAGAGCCTGTCTGGGGAAAATAATCAAAAGTTAATGGACCAAGACAAACAG GCTCATGGCAATGTGTTCTCAGTAGTGAACCCACTGGCGTCCAGCATAACATCAAGCATCACGTCCAGCTTGGCCTCCAGTATCGGATCTGACAGTTCGTCACCCACCACTTTATCAACCATGAATGCAAAAGCCACGCCTTTCTATCCAGGCAGCAATACTGTGGAGTCAGTAATAG GATCTGCACTTGACCTGAATTTTAGCGACATCAATGTTGCCTCCCTTGACAAAGAGCTAGAGGACCAAGACAACAATGGTCTCGGTTTAACAA GACAGAGGTTATTAGGAGGCTCTGCTCCTGTCAATATTCCTGGCTCTCTGGCTCGGTCTTCCTCTCTGCATTCCTCGTCATCTCTCTCTGCCTCCCCGCTCAGCTCTCTGTCTCAATCCCTGTCCCAGTCTCTCCTCACTGGAATGGCCTCCCAGCAGAGCCAGCCACAGGCACCACCTGTTAAAACCGAGCACGGCCTTCTAGGAACACCCACGTCTATGCAGAACTCCTTAG GTCTGAATGGCGGAACAGGGGGAATATGGGACTTTATGAGTGGCAGCTTCTCTCCCAGTCCGTCCCCAGTGTTCAGCAGCCTTACTTCCAGCACGGTTGGCTCCAGCAGTGCAGACATCGGCCGGCTCCTCCGAGAACTAGAGGAAGCCAAGCGCAAGATAAAGCAATGGGAAGAGGCCTGGCACCAAGTCAAGCAG GCCTGCGAAGCGTGGCAGAAAGACGCTCATGAAGCGAAGGAGCAAGCTAAATCGGCAGAGGCGGAGCGGCAGCTGGCGGAGCAAAAGCGGGAGGACACCGAGCGCAAGCTGAAGGAACTGCAGGGAGACTTTGACGTTTTGTGTCGCTCCCCCAACACGCCCCTCCTGCGCAGCTACGGCGAGCTGGACCAGCTCCCCCTGCCAAAGCTCCGCTCCATCCAGAGCCAGCTGCGCTCTGACCTAGACCTCATTGACGGG GTAATATATCAGCTTCAGTCAAAGAAATGTATAGTTTGCCAAAAGCATGATCGTTCCATTGTCCTGCAGCCTTGCCAACATTATGTTCTTTGTCAGAACTGTGCGTCCGGTAAAATGGAATGTCCTTACTGTAAGATGAAAATATTGAAGTGGTGA
- the igfals gene encoding insulin-like growth factor-binding protein complex acid labile subunit has product MNHFALLLLYALGTSAVLADPNKEESRPSEKPRLSEDSKPSEEPNGQKSEPCAKGCSCVQDDYSLELNVYCSTRNFTQVPSDIPLSTRSLWLDGNLFTNLPAAAFEKLSNLEFLNLQSSSLVSLDGHVFRGLNSLAHLHLERNNIRSLPCIVFQGTPNLASLSLNNNQLSRIGEKLFAGLSHMWLLNLGWNSLSVLPETGFQDLHGLRELVLAGNRLAYLQPQLFQGLSELKELDLTGNYLKVIKANVFLKLPKLQKLYLAQNQIVTVAPRAFVGMKSLRWLDLSRNRLSALHDETFLGLHSLHVLRLSNNSIGSLRSGTFRDLQYLEELCLCHNQIRSLGVKVFEGMGHLEVLNLENNRLQEARMGTFVGLNHLAVIKLTGSCFHSLPDQVFKGLSKLHSIHLDRSCLTKISAQSFSGLTGLRRLFLQHNNISVLERQSFVELQGLQQLDLRFNRLTSISSHTFNGLKNLDYLLLSGNLLRSLPAEALQPLQHLSWLDLSENRMEFILNATIYMLPRLRYLNLKDNVLTNLPASVPDTLDQLWLSGNNWKCDCSAKPFRDFILKKPQVVPLQVETLGEGEEPHTLVTIYNNITCASPLSVFGLDLRNISSEHFRDC; this is encoded by the coding sequence ATGAACCACTTTGCACTGCTATTGTTGTACGCACTGGGGACGTCAGCAGTGCTGGCAGACCCCAACAAAGAGGAATCCAGACCTTCAGAGAAGCCAAGGCTCTCAGAAGATTCAAAGCCCTCAGAGGAACCCAATGGCCAAAAAAGTGAGCCTTGCGCAAAGGGATGCTCCTGTGTCCAAGATGACTACAGCTTAGAGCTCAACGTCTACTGCAGCACTCGTAACTTCACCCAGGTTCCCTCCGACATCCCTCTATCTACACGCTCACTGTGGCTGGATGGAAACCTGTTTACTAACTTACCAGCGGCTGCTTTCGAAAAGCTGTCCAATCTGGAGTTCCTGAACTTACAGAGCAGCTCGCTGGTATCCCTCGATGGCCATGTCTTCAGAGGTCTGAATTCCCTTGCTCACCTGCACCTCGAGAGGAACAATATCCGTTCATTACCTTGCATTGTCTTTCAGGGCACACCCAACCTTGCATCTCTCAGTCTCAACAACAACCAGCTGTCTCGAATAGGTGAGAAGTTGTTCGCAGGACTCAGCCACATGTGGTTGTTGAACCTCGGATGGAATTCACTGTCTGTCCTGCCCGAGACGGGGTTCCAGGACCTACACGGATTACGAGAGTTGGTGCTCGCTGGGAATCGCCTGGCGTATCTCCAACCACAGCTATTTCAGGGTCTGTCTGAGCTCAAAGAATTGGACCTAACAGGAAACTATCTGAAAGTTATCAAGGCAAATGTGTTTCTGAAACTACCAAAGCTGCAGAAGCTTTACCTGGCCCAAAACCAGATAGTGACCGTGGCACCTAGGGCATTCGTAGGCATGAAATCTTTGAGATGGTTGGACCTCAGCAGAAATCGTCTATCTGCACTTCATGATGAAACTTTCCTCGGTCTGCACAGCCTACACGTGCTTCGCCTGTCTAATAACTCAATTGGTAGCCTAAGATCCGGGACTTTCCGTGACCTGCAGTATCTTGAGGAGCTCTGCCTTTGCCACAACCAGATTCGATCCTTGGGAGTAAAAGTGTTTGAAGGTATGGGTCATCTAGAGGTGTTGAACTTGGAGAACAACCGGCTACAAGAGGCACGCATGGGCACATTTGTAGGCCTGAATCACCTTGCTGTGATAAAACTTACTGGCAGCTGTTTCCACAGCCTACCGGATCAAGTCTTCAAGGGTCTGTCAAAGCTCCACAGTATTCATCTTGATAGAAGCTGTCTGACAAAAATCTCAGCCCAGAGTTTCAGCGGTCTAACAGGTCTTCGTCGCCTTTTCCTACAGCACAACAACATCTCTGTGCTTGAGCGTCAGAGTTTTGTGGAACTGCAAGGGCTGCAACAGCTTGACCTAAGGTTCAACCGGTTAACATCCATCAgctcccacacatttaatggcctGAAGAACCTCGATTACCTGCTGCTGTCAGGCAACTTACTTCGCAGTCTTCCTGCTGAGGCTTTACAGCCTCTGCAACACCTGTCTTGGCTGGATCTTTCTGAAAACAGGATGGAGTTTATACTTAATGCAACCATATACATGCTGCCACGTTTGCGTTACTTAAACCTGAAAGACAATGTACTGACCAACCTCCCAGCTTCTGTACCTGACACCTTGGATCAGCTCTGGCTCTCAGGTAACAACTGGAAATGTGACTGTAGTGCTAAACCCTTTCGAGATTTCATTCTGAAGAAGCCACAGGTGGTTCCTCTGCAGGTTGAAACGCTTGGGGAAGGTGAGGAGCCCCATACACTTGTCACAATATACAATAACATCACATGTGCCAGCCCACTCAGTGTTTTTGGACTTGATCTGCGGAACATCAGCAGTGAACATTTCCGGGactgttaa
- the LOC127951985 gene encoding putative E3 ubiquitin-protein ligase UNKL isoform X2, with protein MPSVSKTAASASPQTEKPTHYSYLKEFRTEQCPLFLQHKCTQHRPFTCFHWHFLNQRRRRPIRRREGTFNYSPDVYCTKYDETTGICPDGDDCPYLHRTTGDTERKYHLRYYKTGTCIHETDARGHCVKNGLHCAFAHGPHDLRPPVYDIREIQAQEALQNGQLGSGEGIPDLQPGVLASQAMIEKTLNEDPRWQDTNFVLANYKTEQCTKPPRLCRQGYACPHYHNSRDRRRNPRKFKYRSTPCPSVKHGDEWGEPSKCESGDSCQYCHSRTEQQFHPEIYKSTKCNDMRQTGYCPRGPFCAFAHVERIPSTEETMSTLLTAMQSGSQSKLGSPQYPECPVSEWSSNTLSITSSGSNNGQTGSVSCTNSPTVTPGSGSNSSLSPIGPISRPKCLTNGSFCSESTTSSVSSLTSNYAKAPGFERDDRAKNQKSLSGENNQKLMDQDKQAHGNVFSVVNPLASSITSSITSSLASSIGSDSSSPTTLSTMNAKATPFYPGSNTVESVIGSALDLNFSDINVASLDKELEDQDNNGLGLTRQRLLGGSAPVNIPGSLARSSSLHSSSSLSASPLSSLSQSLSQSLLTGMASQQSQPQAPPVKTEHGLLGTPTSMQNSLGLNGGTGGIWDFMSGSFSPSPSPVFSSLTSSTVGSSSADIGRLLRELEEAKRKIKQWEEAWHQVKQACEAWQKDAHEAKEQAKSAEAERQLAEQKREDTERKLKELQGDFDVLCRSPNTPLLRSYGELDQLPLPKLRSIQSQLRSDLDLIDGSTTQPQAEPQMHKTGKTG; from the exons ATGCCGTCGGTTTCGAAAACGGCGGCGAGCGCTTCTCCTCAAACCGAGAAACCAACCCACTATTC ATATTTGAAGGAGTTCAGGACCGAGCAGTGCCCACTGTTTTTGCAGCACAAATGCACACAGCATCGACCCTTTACGTGTTTCCACTGGCATTTTCTAAATCAGCGAAGACGGAGACCCATACGAAGAAGAGAGGGGACTTTTAATTACAGCCCAGATGTCTATTGCACGAAGTATGATGAAACAACAGGAATATGTCCCGATGGAGACGA TTGCCCTTATTTACACCGGACCACTGGTGACACCGAGCGCAAGTACCATTTACGTTACTACAAGACTGGCACCTGCATCCATGAGACGGATGCTCGTGGGCATTGTGTGAAGAACGGCCTCCACTGCGCCTTCGCTCATGGACCACACGACCTTCGGCCACCAGTTTATGACATAAG AGAGATCCAGGCACAGGAAGCTCTGCAGAACGGCCAGTTGGGATCTGGGGAGGGAATTCCTGACCTGCAGCCGGGTGTGCTGGCCAGCCAGGCCATGATTGAGAAGACCCTGAATGAGGACCCACGCTGGCAAG ACACCAATTTTGTTTTGGCCAACTATAAAACCGAGCAGTGCACCAAGCCTCCACGTCTATGCAGGCAGGGCTATGCCTGTCCCCACTATCACAACAGCAGAGATAGGAGAAGAAATCCCAGAAAGTTCAAATACAG GTCGACGCCCTGCCCGAGTGTAAAGCATGGCGATGAATGGGGCGAGCCCTCCAAGTGTGAGAGTGGGGACAGCTGCCAGTACTGCCACTCTCGCACCGAACAACAGTTCCACCCAGAG ATTTACAAATCAACAAAATGCAACGACATGAGGCAAACTGGATACTGTCCAAGGGGTCCATTCTGTGCTTTTGCACATGTGGAAA gAATTCCTTCCACAGAGGAGACCATGAGCACGTTGCTCACAGCAATGCAGTCGGGTTCTCAGTCCAAGCTGGGCTCTCCACAGTATCCAGAGTGTCCAGTCAGCGAGTGGAGCAGCAACACGCTTTCCATCACCAGCAGCGGCAGTAACAACGGCCAGACAGGAAGC GTATCATGCACTAATAGTCCAACTGTAACACCAGGCTCAGGGAGCAACAGTTCTTTGTCCCCAATTGGACCCATCAGCAGGCCAAAATGCTTAACTAATGGTAGCTTTTGTTCAGAGTCCACCACTTCCAGTGTTTCCTCTCTGACGTCTAACTATGCCAAAGCTCCGGGTTTTGAACGAGACGATCGG GCAAAGAACCAGAAGAGCCTGTCTGGGGAAAATAATCAAAAGTTAATGGACCAAGACAAACAG GCTCATGGCAATGTGTTCTCAGTAGTGAACCCACTGGCGTCCAGCATAACATCAAGCATCACGTCCAGCTTGGCCTCCAGTATCGGATCTGACAGTTCGTCACCCACCACTTTATCAACCATGAATGCAAAAGCCACGCCTTTCTATCCAGGCAGCAATACTGTGGAGTCAGTAATAG GATCTGCACTTGACCTGAATTTTAGCGACATCAATGTTGCCTCCCTTGACAAAGAGCTAGAGGACCAAGACAACAATGGTCTCGGTTTAACAA GACAGAGGTTATTAGGAGGCTCTGCTCCTGTCAATATTCCTGGCTCTCTGGCTCGGTCTTCCTCTCTGCATTCCTCGTCATCTCTCTCTGCCTCCCCGCTCAGCTCTCTGTCTCAATCCCTGTCCCAGTCTCTCCTCACTGGAATGGCCTCCCAGCAGAGCCAGCCACAGGCACCACCTGTTAAAACCGAGCACGGCCTTCTAGGAACACCCACGTCTATGCAGAACTCCTTAG GTCTGAATGGCGGAACAGGGGGAATATGGGACTTTATGAGTGGCAGCTTCTCTCCCAGTCCGTCCCCAGTGTTCAGCAGCCTTACTTCCAGCACGGTTGGCTCCAGCAGTGCAGACATCGGCCGGCTCCTCCGAGAACTAGAGGAAGCCAAGCGCAAGATAAAGCAATGGGAAGAGGCCTGGCACCAAGTCAAGCAG GCCTGCGAAGCGTGGCAGAAAGACGCTCATGAAGCGAAGGAGCAAGCTAAATCGGCAGAGGCGGAGCGGCAGCTGGCGGAGCAAAAGCGGGAGGACACCGAGCGCAAGCTGAAGGAACTGCAGGGAGACTTTGACGTTTTGTGTCGCTCCCCCAACACGCCCCTCCTGCGCAGCTACGGCGAGCTGGACCAGCTCCCCCTGCCAAAGCTCCGCTCCATCCAGAGCCAGCTGCGCTCTGACCTAGACCTCATTGACGGG tctACCACCCAACCACAAGCAGAGCCCCAGATGCACAAGACTGGCAAGACGGGGTGA
- the LOC127951985 gene encoding putative E3 ubiquitin-protein ligase UNKL isoform X3 yields the protein MPSVSKTAASASPQTEKPTHYSYLKEFRTEQCPLFLQHKCTQHRPFTCFHWHFLNQRRRRPIRRREGTFNYSPDVYCTKYDETTGICPDGDDCPYLHRTTGDTERKYHLRYYKTGTCIHETDARGHCVKNGLHCAFAHGPHDLRPPVYDIREIQAQEALQNGQLGSGEGIPDLQPGVLASQAMIEKTLNEDPRWQDTNFVLANYKTEQCTKPPRLCRQGYACPHYHNSRDRRRNPRKFKYRSTPCPSVKHGDEWGEPSKCESGDSCQYCHSRTEQQFHPEIYKSTKCNDMRQTGYCPRGPFCAFAHVERIPSTEETMSTLLTAMQSGSQSKLGSPQYPECPVSEWSSNTLSITSSGSNNGQTGSAKNQKSLSGENNQKLMDQDKQAHGNVFSVVNPLASSITSSITSSLASSIGSDSSSPTTLSTMNAKATPFYPGSNTVESVIGSALDLNFSDINVASLDKELEDQDNNGLGLTRQRLLGGSAPVNIPGSLARSSSLHSSSSLSASPLSSLSQSLSQSLLTGMASQQSQPQAPPVKTEHGLLGTPTSMQNSLGLNGGTGGIWDFMSGSFSPSPSPVFSSLTSSTVGSSSADIGRLLRELEEAKRKIKQWEEAWHQVKQACEAWQKDAHEAKEQAKSAEAERQLAEQKREDTERKLKELQGDFDVLCRSPNTPLLRSYGELDQLPLPKLRSIQSQLRSDLDLIDGVIYQLQSKKCIVCQKHDRSIVLQPCQHYVLCQNCASGKMECPYCKMKILKW from the exons ATGCCGTCGGTTTCGAAAACGGCGGCGAGCGCTTCTCCTCAAACCGAGAAACCAACCCACTATTC ATATTTGAAGGAGTTCAGGACCGAGCAGTGCCCACTGTTTTTGCAGCACAAATGCACACAGCATCGACCCTTTACGTGTTTCCACTGGCATTTTCTAAATCAGCGAAGACGGAGACCCATACGAAGAAGAGAGGGGACTTTTAATTACAGCCCAGATGTCTATTGCACGAAGTATGATGAAACAACAGGAATATGTCCCGATGGAGACGA TTGCCCTTATTTACACCGGACCACTGGTGACACCGAGCGCAAGTACCATTTACGTTACTACAAGACTGGCACCTGCATCCATGAGACGGATGCTCGTGGGCATTGTGTGAAGAACGGCCTCCACTGCGCCTTCGCTCATGGACCACACGACCTTCGGCCACCAGTTTATGACATAAG AGAGATCCAGGCACAGGAAGCTCTGCAGAACGGCCAGTTGGGATCTGGGGAGGGAATTCCTGACCTGCAGCCGGGTGTGCTGGCCAGCCAGGCCATGATTGAGAAGACCCTGAATGAGGACCCACGCTGGCAAG ACACCAATTTTGTTTTGGCCAACTATAAAACCGAGCAGTGCACCAAGCCTCCACGTCTATGCAGGCAGGGCTATGCCTGTCCCCACTATCACAACAGCAGAGATAGGAGAAGAAATCCCAGAAAGTTCAAATACAG GTCGACGCCCTGCCCGAGTGTAAAGCATGGCGATGAATGGGGCGAGCCCTCCAAGTGTGAGAGTGGGGACAGCTGCCAGTACTGCCACTCTCGCACCGAACAACAGTTCCACCCAGAG ATTTACAAATCAACAAAATGCAACGACATGAGGCAAACTGGATACTGTCCAAGGGGTCCATTCTGTGCTTTTGCACATGTGGAAA gAATTCCTTCCACAGAGGAGACCATGAGCACGTTGCTCACAGCAATGCAGTCGGGTTCTCAGTCCAAGCTGGGCTCTCCACAGTATCCAGAGTGTCCAGTCAGCGAGTGGAGCAGCAACACGCTTTCCATCACCAGCAGCGGCAGTAACAACGGCCAGACAGGAAGC GCAAAGAACCAGAAGAGCCTGTCTGGGGAAAATAATCAAAAGTTAATGGACCAAGACAAACAG GCTCATGGCAATGTGTTCTCAGTAGTGAACCCACTGGCGTCCAGCATAACATCAAGCATCACGTCCAGCTTGGCCTCCAGTATCGGATCTGACAGTTCGTCACCCACCACTTTATCAACCATGAATGCAAAAGCCACGCCTTTCTATCCAGGCAGCAATACTGTGGAGTCAGTAATAG GATCTGCACTTGACCTGAATTTTAGCGACATCAATGTTGCCTCCCTTGACAAAGAGCTAGAGGACCAAGACAACAATGGTCTCGGTTTAACAA GACAGAGGTTATTAGGAGGCTCTGCTCCTGTCAATATTCCTGGCTCTCTGGCTCGGTCTTCCTCTCTGCATTCCTCGTCATCTCTCTCTGCCTCCCCGCTCAGCTCTCTGTCTCAATCCCTGTCCCAGTCTCTCCTCACTGGAATGGCCTCCCAGCAGAGCCAGCCACAGGCACCACCTGTTAAAACCGAGCACGGCCTTCTAGGAACACCCACGTCTATGCAGAACTCCTTAG GTCTGAATGGCGGAACAGGGGGAATATGGGACTTTATGAGTGGCAGCTTCTCTCCCAGTCCGTCCCCAGTGTTCAGCAGCCTTACTTCCAGCACGGTTGGCTCCAGCAGTGCAGACATCGGCCGGCTCCTCCGAGAACTAGAGGAAGCCAAGCGCAAGATAAAGCAATGGGAAGAGGCCTGGCACCAAGTCAAGCAG GCCTGCGAAGCGTGGCAGAAAGACGCTCATGAAGCGAAGGAGCAAGCTAAATCGGCAGAGGCGGAGCGGCAGCTGGCGGAGCAAAAGCGGGAGGACACCGAGCGCAAGCTGAAGGAACTGCAGGGAGACTTTGACGTTTTGTGTCGCTCCCCCAACACGCCCCTCCTGCGCAGCTACGGCGAGCTGGACCAGCTCCCCCTGCCAAAGCTCCGCTCCATCCAGAGCCAGCTGCGCTCTGACCTAGACCTCATTGACGGG GTAATATATCAGCTTCAGTCAAAGAAATGTATAGTTTGCCAAAAGCATGATCGTTCCATTGTCCTGCAGCCTTGCCAACATTATGTTCTTTGTCAGAACTGTGCGTCCGGTAAAATGGAATGTCCTTACTGTAAGATGAAAATATTGAAGTGGTGA